A stretch of Babesia bigemina genome assembly Bbig001, chromosome : V DNA encodes these proteins:
- a CDS encoding cytochrome b5-like Heme/Steroid binding domain containing protein, putative: MMASNKDAIVQKAESPLDISEVARHKSEHDCWSIYKGNVYDITRYLDIHPGGRQHLLEYAGKDLTEEFLRVHPWVNGEFLLKSLLIGELKSENEKTENSSSIDSSGTAN; the protein is encoded by the exons ATGATGGCATCAAATAAAGATGCCATCGTACAGAAGGCAGAGTCCCCTCTCGATATCTCTGAG GTGGCGCGACACAAATCAGAGCACGATTGCTGGAGTATTTATAAGGGCAATGTTTATGATATTACTCGTTACTTGGACATACACCCTGGAG GCCGCCAACATCTGTTGGAATACGCCGGTAAGGATCTAACAGAAGAATTTTTGAGAGTTCATCCTTGGGTAAATGGAGAATTCTTACTAAAGTCATTACTTATCGGTGAGCTCAAAAGTGAAAATGAGAAGACAGAAAATTCTTCGTCCATCGACTCCAGTGGAACAGCAAACTAA
- a CDS encoding membrane protein, putative, with the protein MVGLHKVAVAAIVLVETIVFCYAPKITERFSIYRNNWINEKTLNNATSGALLSLAFTHLLPEGFGHAGCDLVVKHVDFRGFIMGMPILLLVTIDFFAGHHCGTHSVVQSGVKSLNNSSIPNLDVDVELMHLSHTHKALSHVSTDHDYKNEGHWGHVESISLRLKQLFTSRALYLLLTFYAHSVLEGALLGAQKTAGSLWGMAFGICAHKWAECLVLNTTATNLITWGALRHACSIAFALCIPLGILIGSQIEGKSETTQVVFQLLAIGFFLYLSFELLTHQVSEDESHMRWPLWTSYFLGAVVMAAILVVVEMVEHGEGNGHGDQESHGCPANGKK; encoded by the exons ATGGTTGGACTACACAAAGTTGCAGTCGCTGCCATCGTACTGGTAGAGACAATTGTCTTTTGTTATGCTCCCAAGATCACTGAAAGGTTCTCCATCTACAGGAACAATTGGATAAATGAAAAAACCTTGAACAATGCGACAAGCG GTGCATTGTTGTCTCTCGCATTTACCCACCTTCTCCCTGAAGGTTTCGGTCACGCGGGATGTGACCTCGTGGTAAAACATGTGGATTTTAGGGGGTTTATCATGGGCATGCCCATCCTTTTGCTGGTAACCATTGATTTCTTCGCTG GTCACCATTGTGGAACACATTCCGTTGTGCAATCAGGTGTTAAATCTCTCAACAATAG TTCTATCCCAAATCTAGATGTCGATGTTGAACTCATGCATCTATCACACACACACAAGGCGCTATCACACGTCAGCACCGACCATGACTACAAAAACGAAGGTCACTGGGGTCATGTAGAATCAATCTCCTTGAGATTGAAGCAATTGTTTACCTCCAGAGCGTTATACCTGCTGCTCACATTTTATGCCCACTCCGTACTGGAAG GAGCCCTTTTAGGTGCGCAAAAGACGGCCGGATCACTATGGGGAATGGCATTCGGCATATGTGCTCACAAGTGGGCTGAATGTTTGGTGTTGAACACCACGGCCACCAACCTAATCACGTGGGGGGCTCTCAGGCACGCTTGCTCAATCGCATTCGCTCTATGTATACCCCTAGGGATACTAATAGGATCTCAAATAGAAGGGAAATCGGAGACAACGCAAGTAGTGTTTCAACTGCTGGCGATAGGATTCTTCCTCTACCTATCGTTTGAACTGCTTACGCACCAGGTATCAGAAGACGAAAGTCATATGAGGTGGCCGCTTTGGACAAGCTACTTTTTAGGGGCCGTGGTAATGGCTGCTATTTTGGTGGTAGTAGAAATGGTGGAACATGGCGAAGGAAACGGTCACGGGGATCAAGAGTCCCATGGATGTCCAGCAAATGgaaaaaaataa
- a CDS encoding acid phosphatase, putative has protein sequence MKLSSGLNSALTIIALFSAIWSPFNVVRCQLRFASLGNWGTGSKVQKKVADTLKSAIAKERVTFIVSPGSNFEYGVTGAKDEKWQKHFQSIYSSDDGSMEIPMFTVLGAGDWQGDFNSQINRNQQAYLTTQISENVETKGLPRWTMPNWWYHYYTHFATTASMSLLKSGHKDMSVGFIFIDTWILSQAFPYKDVSNAAWADLKKVLEIAPKILDYIVVVGDKPIQSSGPSKGDSQLAYYLLPLLRDAQVDAYISGYDHDMEIIDNNGLAMIIAGNGGRGGRRPVMKASNSLFFSEKPGFCIHELGADGMETKFINGETGDVLYTHKQAIKSRPQRQYGSEIQNVSAFPAVSLYPIGEMASPTQMDAFVKIVGTIGLIIAGIHILLLSGTTLGKATAI, from the exons ATGAAACTGTCATCTGGCTTGAATAGTGCGCTCACTATTATCGCACTGTTCTCCGCGATATGGTCACCCTTCAACGTTGTAAGGTGCCAATTAAGGTTCGCATCTCTCGGCAACTGGGGAACTGGCTCAAAAGTTCAGAAGAAAGTAGCTGATACCCTCAAGTCGGCAATTGCCAAGGAACGCGTTACCTTCATTGTATCCCCGGGGTCTAACTTCGAGTATGGAGTAACGGGAGCTAAAGATGAGAAATGGCAGAAACATTTTCAATCAATCTACAGCAGTGATGATGGATCCATGGAAATTCCCATGTTTACTGTTCTGGGAGCTGGTGATTGGCAAGGAGACTTCAATTCGCAGATTAATCGCAATCAACAAGCGTATCTCACAACTCAGATAAGTGAAAATGTGGAAACCAAGGGATTACCTCGTTGGACTATGCCCAACTGGTGGTACCACTACTACACGCACTTTGCTACAACTGCCT CTATGTCGCTGCTTAAAAGTGGACACAAGGATATGAGCGTGGGGTTCATCTTCATAGACACCTGGATCCTGAGCCAGGCATTCCCCTACAAAGACGTCAGCAATGCTGCTTGGGCTGATCTCAAAAAGGTTCTGGAAATCGCCCCAAAGATTCTCGATTACATTGTAGTAGTGGGTGACAAACCCATACAATCGAGTGGGCCATCTAAGGGTGATTCCCAGCTTGCATATTATCTTCTTCCTCTTTTGCGTGATGCGCAAGTTGATGCTTACATCTCAGGTTATGATCACGACATGGAAATTATAGACAACAACGGGCTTGCCATGATCATAGCTGGCAACGGTGGAAGGGGCGGCAGGAGACCGGTAATGAAGGCGTCAAACTCCTTGTTCTTCAGCGAAAAACCTGGATTCTGTATTCATGAGCTAGGCGCAGATGGCATGGAAACGAAATTTATCAATGGGGAAACGGGTGATGTGTTGTATACCCATAAGCAAGCGATTAAAAGCAGGCCTCAGCGGCAATACGGTTCAGAGATTCAGAATGTCTCAGCGTTCCCTGCTGTGTCACTGTATCCCATAGGCGAAATGG